The Schistocerca gregaria isolate iqSchGreg1 chromosome 2, iqSchGreg1.2, whole genome shotgun sequence genome contains the following window.
AACTATACAAGCTGCGCCGCCTGTCGGGTGAAAGCGACATGTGCCCATCTTAAACATTGTAACAGAAGTAACTGAAACAACGACACGtaattttagaaaagaaaaatgtattttagAAAATTCTTCCAGGGGATATAGGTTGATCTGAATCTGGGGTAAATGAAACATCGTGGGTTCGCTTTTCCTCGCCGAATAGCTGCCACTGTCAAGGCTGTTAGCTTGATGTCTCTGCCGGGTGAGTAGTTTCTCGTACGGTGTAAACAGCTGAGCTGTAGTTTCTTCGGCGACCAGGATGACAGGTGTGGCGGCCGCTCGTACTTAGCGCGCgccccgctgccgccgccgccggtggCGAGACGCGGCGACGCCCACGCAGCAGGCGGGCGCCCGCGGGAGCGGCCTTGGCGGCGCTCACAGGCAGCAGCGGCGGCGCGACGCGGCGCGAGCCTGGCGCGCCGCGCGGCCGCAGGGGGCGAGCCTGTGTGGGAGCGCGGCGGCGCGTCTGCGTGGCTGTGGCCGGCGCGGGCcgggccgctgccgctgccgccggaaCGCCAGCACCAGCACGTGGCCTGTGTAGTTAATGGAAGACACCAGTGTAGGTGCgtgagcgagagagagacagagggagagacgaAGAAAGAGAGAGTGCGTGTGTATAACCATGTGAAGCATGATGCAAGGAATGGGAAGGGCGGAGAGTGTCCTGTGGTCTAACAGTATCTGTTGGCACCCTCCTTTATAAGCAGGGCTAGCCCCAAAATTCTCTGTTTACACCGTCTGACGGAAAAAAAAGAAGCAGGAACACATGAAGGTAATATAAGAACGTAGccttccgcggccggtgtcgtaGTGGATGCGagaaaatacgggaggcgatcgaaatagttaagcagcctgacaacatcaacagaaaaGATGGCTACAAACCCcgggcgtcctggctgccggccatcccagtgcGACGGGCCGCGAGCGGTGGCAGGGCAGAAGCTAAACGGGACACgggcgtatctgcacaaacagctgtagagcaactgtcagtccacttccgtgcACacgaggaggaaaacttgccgaccagaagccggacgctgattggcggtcagctaccaatcgttgacgacatgtacATctacgaatagcctctttccttccacctTCCCTTACGTCATgcctagccaatcatattagaaggccaattaaaagttttacaacagtgacgtctgacatcgatagtctgtaataaatagaagaacATATCCTCATGCAAAACCAATCGTGCCCTGagaaaggccgttgcaattcggtcgAAACGTCGGTTTCAGTTTActattgttagtttttagcaataacGCGCCAtactacccagaagaattttattcaatATGAAGgtaactttgtacacatatacACCGTCGCTGGCGTTCCAATTCTCTGTAACAGGTATAATGTCTaccagagtgcattactgttgttcgtgtttggTGTTGTTGCTAGACGTGATAGGTTGTGAATCACCTAAGGCTAGCATCGCAGATATTGCGAAAATGGGAAGTGCTACAGTTGTTCGGTTTTCGCAGAATGGATTCTTAGTCAGGCGCGCGAATTGTTAGACGGTAAATAGAATGCAATAATATTTAGGAAAcgtatttttgtgcaaatatactTTTTTCAAACGGACCAATACTTGTTCACACTGACAAattaacattacattacattagaatgtcaattttttgttgttgcaggCTTGTAGTATGCGGCGCTTA
Protein-coding sequences here:
- the LOC126335747 gene encoding sterile alpha motif domain-containing protein 1-like — encoded protein: MFNECASWPDHSQCRRQRRLVAGCGPHVGPPPLLTRRGAQQVRRPRRRPASPVSRPSGRPRAGAGVPAAAAAARPAPATATQTRRRAPTQARPLRPRGAPGSRRVAPPLLPVSAAKAAPAGARLLRGRRRVSPPAAAAAGRALSTSGRHTCHPGRRRNYSSAVYTVRETTHPAETSS